A genomic segment from Bradyrhizobium sp. CB1015 encodes:
- a CDS encoding peptidoglycan DD-metalloendopeptidase family protein has protein sequence MSKSSAQYSQYPQHHPHDHGRAFQRRSAAPAAVTAIPLPATDDAYTIVHAGKQVRFGPVVFWIVVGTVVLLGLWSAATATYFAFRDDVLTRLIARQAEMQYAYEDRIAELRAKVDRTTSRQLLDQEQFDQKLDQIMKRQTALESRATALGAMPDVTGSIPRAAPQRGDSSQTTPKPSPISDTVIFVAPPDREARLESRAPSVVAAPTSQFAKNQGFDNVLVRLTTSLDQVERRQMAALNAVEENMDSRMRRMRSVVSDLGLNLSHLEAAVPRSAMGGPFVPVKLTANAGPFEKQLNRIHTTRAEMDRLNRTLALVPYRKPVIGEVEFTSGFGVRSDPFLGRPAMHTGLDFRAASGDPVRVTAYGKVVSAGWSGGYGRMVEVDHGNGLSTRYGHLSEINVRVGEVVKIGQVIGLVGSTGRSTGPHLHYETRIEGEAVDPQKFLRAGVRLSAG, from the coding sequence ATGTCGAAAAGTTCTGCCCAATACTCGCAGTACCCCCAACATCACCCTCACGACCACGGACGGGCCTTTCAGCGCCGTTCGGCCGCCCCGGCGGCGGTGACCGCGATTCCCCTGCCCGCCACCGACGATGCCTACACCATTGTTCATGCCGGCAAGCAGGTCCGCTTCGGGCCCGTGGTGTTCTGGATCGTGGTCGGCACCGTGGTGCTGCTCGGGCTGTGGTCGGCCGCCACAGCCACCTATTTCGCGTTCCGTGACGACGTCCTGACCCGGCTGATCGCCCGCCAGGCCGAGATGCAATACGCCTATGAGGACCGCATCGCCGAGCTGCGCGCCAAGGTCGATCGCACCACCAGCCGCCAATTGCTCGACCAGGAGCAGTTCGACCAGAAGCTCGACCAGATCATGAAGCGCCAGACGGCGCTGGAGTCCCGGGCCACGGCGCTCGGCGCCATGCCCGACGTGACCGGCTCGATTCCCCGCGCCGCCCCGCAGCGCGGCGATTCAAGCCAGACCACGCCAAAACCATCGCCGATCAGCGACACCGTGATCTTCGTGGCGCCGCCGGATCGCGAAGCGCGCCTCGAATCGCGCGCGCCGAGCGTCGTCGCAGCCCCGACCAGCCAGTTCGCCAAAAACCAGGGTTTCGACAACGTGCTGGTCCGGCTCACGACCTCGCTTGATCAGGTCGAGCGGCGCCAGATGGCGGCGCTCAATGCGGTCGAGGAAAATATGGATTCGCGCATGCGCCGGATGCGCAGCGTGGTCAGCGATCTCGGCCTGAACCTTTCCCATCTCGAAGCCGCAGTGCCGCGCAGTGCGATGGGCGGACCGTTCGTCCCCGTCAAGTTGACGGCGAATGCCGGACCGTTCGAGAAGCAGCTCAATCGCATCCACACCACGCGCGCCGAGATGGACCGTCTCAACCGCACGCTGGCGCTGGTGCCCTACCGCAAGCCGGTCATCGGCGAGGTCGAGTTCACCTCGGGCTTCGGCGTGCGCAGCGATCCTTTCCTGGGTCGGCCCGCGATGCACACCGGCCTCGATTTCCGCGCCGCCAGCGGTGACCCTGTCCGCGTCACCGCCTACGGCAAGGTGGTTTCCGCCGGCTGGTCCGGCGGCTATGGCCGCATGGTCGAGGTCGACCACGGCAACGGGCTTTCGACCCGCTACGGCCATCTCTCCGAAATCAACGTCAGGGTCGGCGAGGTCGTGAAGATCGGCCAGGTCATCGGCCTCGTCGGCTCGACCGGCCGCTCCACCGGTCCGCACCTGCACTATGAGACCCGCATCGAAGGTGAAGCGGTGGATCCGCAGAAGTTCTTGCGCGCCGGCGTGCGGCTCAGCGCGGGCTGA
- a CDS encoding peroxiredoxin gives MSKKSRKKSSKTPSGSPTAKKKTAKTRASSQTRSAKTQRTPARKSAATIAKAGSHKAASKQLKSSKSASAPAAAKSGLAEGQKAPAFRLPRDGGDVVTLADYAGRKLVLFFYPQADTPGCTREAIDFTRLADAFAAAGTAVLGISADPVKAQEKFRDKHMLGIPLISDEKHEMLEAYGAWGQKSMYGKSFLGILRTTILVGADGRVARVWRHVRVDGHAGEVLEAARSL, from the coding sequence ATGTCCAAGAAATCCCGAAAGAAATCGTCCAAAACGCCCTCCGGCAGTCCGACCGCCAAAAAGAAGACCGCAAAAACGCGGGCATCGAGTCAAACAAGATCCGCGAAAACGCAGCGGACACCGGCGCGCAAATCAGCCGCGACCATAGCAAAAGCAGGATCACATAAGGCCGCATCGAAACAGTTAAAATCCTCCAAATCGGCCTCCGCTCCGGCTGCGGCGAAGTCCGGCTTGGCCGAGGGCCAAAAGGCCCCCGCCTTCCGCCTGCCGCGCGACGGCGGCGACGTGGTCACCCTGGCGGATTATGCCGGCCGAAAGCTCGTCCTGTTCTTCTACCCCCAGGCCGATACGCCCGGCTGCACGAGGGAGGCGATCGACTTCACCCGCCTGGCCGACGCCTTCGCCGCCGCCGGCACGGCCGTGCTCGGCATCTCCGCCGATCCGGTTAAGGCCCAGGAGAAGTTCCGCGACAAGCACATGCTCGGCATTCCCCTCATCTCGGACGAGAAACATGAGATGCTGGAGGCGTATGGCGCCTGGGGGCAAAAATCCATGTATGGCAAGAGCTTCCTTGGGATTCTTCGCACCACGATACTGGTCGGGGCCGACGGTCGGGTGGCGCGGGTCTGGCGCCACGTCCGGGTCGACGGCCATGCCGGCGAGGTGCTGGAGGCGGCAAGAAGCCTTTAA
- a CDS encoding AsmA-like C-terminal region-containing protein: MAAVPAQGASLPANGCGPGGAQSYDGRLYREAMARNTSPQDYNRDFDRRGGQFEPQEWDDADWDPDQEAAAGHRARRLLARSGSGFLRFGDGFGALRRWAGGGRWLKRMAVAVATVIVIFVGCFGALWWRLGAGPINLDIATPWLAAAIEDNIGHGNTVEVGGTQIERAGRVRIAVRIRDIIVRDRDHAVVASAPKAEVKLSGAALLMGHLRAESLNLVDAELAIRIAPDGTVTVSAGDTAKPLATGVASKKDAGLPPTFPRSGVPPPPFATAPATPDASQAAPQAAAQSGILQGLDWLDSLSMTGLDGQNLNEIGLKNGVLIVDDQQRGSKWSFENITLSLRRPSRGGVALSLGEQGAHPWMLRATIGPAENGVRSVDIKADKVSTSNILLALRVKDLTYTADLPLTGELKGELGRDGVPTFFRGKIAVGAGNIIDTDTPDYPMAIDSAEINVEWDANRRVLVAPFKILSGANRLTLLAHLEPPNGNINDWQLGFSGGSILLGGIDNEPPLVFNRIAIGFRFDTDHKRILLTQADVSNGEIGVAGTGALDYSGEPRLTLGFAGTPMSASALKRMWPTLIVPELREWVIERIERGTLQRIEIGVNSPTRNLPRKGPPIPDDGLSVNIVASGVAVRPVDGMPVVRDADLKARVTGRTATVHIGQGIADTPAGRKVTISDFVFEVPDMAPKPSPSRSRFRVEGPVPAAAEMLTNDRLSDLSATVVDPNTSKGTFAANIQLGMPVKGELTKADTTYAVTAELNGFAADKLVMNQKLEANSLKIVANNQGYQVKGDVKINGQAASLDYRKPAEGDADVRLQATLDDASRSRLGFDLSPAVSGSLPIKLSGKIASGADQTTKLGVEADLTSVRLDNILPGWVKLPGKSGKASFKVVPTAQSTRFEDIVIDGGGASIKGSLELDANGDLVNANFPTYAPSDGDKASLRVERSQDGVLRGTMRGDVFDGRGFLKSAISGNSKDDKNKLKNLDFDIDVKLGAVAGFNGEAMRSVDAKMSKRNGAIKAFTLSGKIGRDTPVAADLRGGRAQGNREVIYLQTNDAGALLRFTDTYTKAVGGQMVVAMEPPTSEPNTAREGLINVRDFTVKGEAQLERVAAGAPNGTGNGVSFSALRAEFIRQNGALTIRDGVVKGPMIGATIEGSIDYPGNQVCMSGTFVPMYGLNNMFGQIPVLGLFLGAGDKEGLIGVTYEVVGTPAAPVMRVNPVSAMVPGVFRKIFEFNTGKQNSPFDEFPSQSNDGSTSSTRQLSSGCTLARR, from the coding sequence ATGGCGGCAGTGCCGGCGCAGGGAGCGTCACTTCCCGCGAACGGCTGCGGTCCCGGCGGCGCTCAATCCTATGACGGGCGCCTGTATCGAGAAGCAATGGCAAGGAATACGTCGCCCCAGGACTACAACCGGGATTTTGATCGGCGCGGCGGCCAATTTGAGCCGCAGGAATGGGACGACGCCGACTGGGATCCGGATCAGGAAGCGGCGGCGGGCCATCGCGCACGCCGGCTGCTGGCGCGTTCCGGTTCGGGCTTCCTTCGCTTCGGTGACGGATTCGGCGCGTTGCGCCGCTGGGCGGGTGGGGGTCGCTGGCTGAAGCGCATGGCCGTGGCCGTCGCCACCGTCATCGTCATTTTCGTCGGCTGTTTCGGTGCGCTGTGGTGGCGGCTCGGCGCCGGTCCCATCAATCTGGACATCGCAACGCCGTGGCTCGCAGCCGCGATCGAGGACAATATCGGCCACGGCAACACGGTCGAGGTCGGCGGTACCCAGATCGAGCGTGCCGGGCGGGTTCGCATCGCCGTCCGCATCCGAGACATCATCGTTCGCGACCGCGATCACGCCGTCGTCGCCAGCGCGCCGAAGGCCGAGGTGAAGCTGTCGGGCGCGGCCCTCCTGATGGGGCACCTGCGGGCCGAGAGCCTCAACCTGGTCGATGCCGAGCTCGCCATCCGCATTGCGCCCGACGGCACCGTCACCGTGTCCGCCGGCGACACCGCAAAGCCGCTGGCGACCGGTGTCGCGTCCAAGAAGGACGCCGGCCTGCCGCCGACATTCCCGCGCAGCGGTGTCCCCCCGCCGCCATTCGCGACCGCGCCTGCGACGCCGGACGCATCGCAAGCCGCTCCGCAGGCGGCCGCGCAGAGCGGCATCCTTCAGGGCCTCGACTGGCTCGACAGCCTGAGCATGACCGGCCTCGACGGTCAGAACCTCAACGAGATCGGTCTGAAGAACGGCGTCCTGATCGTCGACGATCAGCAGCGCGGCAGCAAATGGTCGTTCGAGAACATCACACTCAGCCTGCGCCGGCCGAGCCGCGGCGGCGTCGCGCTCAGCCTCGGCGAGCAGGGCGCGCACCCGTGGATGCTGCGCGCCACGATCGGCCCGGCCGAGAACGGCGTGCGCTCGGTCGACATCAAGGCCGACAAGGTCTCGACCTCCAACATCCTGCTGGCGCTCCGGGTGAAGGACCTCACCTACACCGCCGACCTGCCGCTGACGGGCGAGCTCAAGGGCGAGCTCGGCCGCGACGGCGTGCCGACCTTCTTCCGCGGCAAGATCGCGGTCGGCGCCGGCAACATCATCGATACCGACACGCCCGACTACCCGATGGCAATCGACTCGGCCGAGATCAACGTCGAGTGGGATGCGAACCGGCGGGTGCTGGTCGCGCCGTTCAAGATTCTCTCAGGCGCGAACCGCCTGACGCTGCTGGCCCATCTCGAGCCGCCCAACGGCAACATCAACGACTGGCAGCTCGGCTTCAGCGGCGGTTCGATCCTGCTCGGCGGCATCGACAACGAGCCGCCGCTCGTCTTCAACCGCATCGCGATCGGCTTCCGCTTCGACACCGACCACAAGCGCATCCTGCTGACACAGGCCGATGTCTCCAACGGCGAGATCGGCGTCGCCGGCACCGGCGCCCTCGACTATTCGGGCGAGCCGCGGCTCACCCTGGGCTTTGCGGGCACGCCGATGTCGGCCTCCGCCTTGAAGCGGATGTGGCCGACGCTGATCGTCCCCGAATTGCGTGAATGGGTGATCGAACGGATCGAGCGCGGCACGCTCCAGCGCATCGAGATCGGCGTCAACTCGCCGACCAGGAACCTGCCGCGCAAGGGCCCGCCGATTCCGGACGACGGCCTGTCGGTCAACATCGTGGCGAGCGGCGTTGCGGTCCGGCCCGTGGACGGCATGCCGGTTGTGCGCGATGCCGATCTGAAGGCGCGCGTGACCGGACGTACCGCGACCGTCCACATCGGGCAGGGGATTGCCGATACGCCCGCGGGTCGCAAGGTCACGATCTCCGACTTCGTGTTCGAGGTGCCGGACATGGCGCCCAAGCCGTCGCCGTCGCGGAGCAGATTCCGTGTCGAGGGTCCGGTGCCTGCGGCCGCTGAAATGCTCACCAATGATCGGCTGAGCGATCTCTCGGCGACCGTCGTCGATCCCAACACCAGCAAGGGAACGTTCGCGGCGAACATCCAGCTCGGCATGCCGGTCAAGGGCGAGCTGACCAAGGCCGATACCACCTATGCCGTCACCGCCGAGCTCAACGGCTTTGCCGCCGACAAGCTGGTGATGAACCAGAAGCTGGAAGCGAACAGCCTCAAGATCGTCGCCAATAACCAGGGCTATCAGGTCAAGGGCGACGTCAAGATCAACGGCCAGGCGGCCTCGCTCGATTATCGCAAGCCGGCCGAGGGCGACGCGGACGTCAGGTTGCAGGCGACGCTGGACGATGCCAGCCGCTCACGGCTCGGCTTCGATCTCAGCCCCGCCGTCAGTGGATCGTTGCCGATCAAGCTGTCGGGCAAGATCGCGAGCGGCGCGGATCAGACGACGAAGCTCGGCGTCGAGGCCGACCTGACCTCGGTCCGGCTCGACAACATCCTGCCCGGCTGGGTCAAGCTGCCGGGCAAGTCCGGCAAGGCCAGCTTCAAGGTGGTGCCGACGGCGCAATCGACACGTTTCGAGGATATCGTCATCGACGGTGGCGGCGCCTCGATCAAGGGCTCGCTCGAGCTCGACGCCAACGGCGATCTCGTGAACGCGAACTTCCCGACCTACGCGCCGTCCGACGGCGACAAGGCCTCGCTCAGAGTGGAGCGCAGCCAGGACGGTGTGCTGCGCGGCACGATGCGCGGCGACGTGTTCGACGGCCGCGGCTTCTTGAAGTCGGCGATCTCGGGCAATTCCAAGGACGACAAGAACAAGTTGAAGAACCTCGACTTCGACATCGACGTGAAGCTCGGTGCCGTCGCCGGCTTCAACGGCGAGGCCATGCGCAGCGTCGACGCCAAGATGTCGAAGCGCAACGGTGCCATCAAGGCGTTCACGCTGAGCGGCAAGATCGGCCGCGACACGCCGGTGGCAGCGGATCTGCGCGGTGGCCGCGCCCAGGGCAACCGCGAGGTGATCTATCTCCAGACCAACGATGCCGGCGCGCTGCTGCGCTTCACCGACACCTACACCAAGGCGGTCGGCGGCCAGATGGTAGTGGCGATGGAGCCGCCGACCTCCGAGCCGAACACGGCGCGTGAAGGCCTCATCAACGTGCGCGACTTCACCGTGAAGGGCGAGGCGCAGCTCGAGCGCGTAGCCGCCGGCGCCCCCAACGGCACAGGGAACGGCGTCTCCTTCAGCGCGCTACGTGCGGAGTTCATCCGCCAGAATGGTGCGCTGACGATCCGCGACGGCGTGGTCAAGGGTCCGATGATCGGCGCCACCATCGAGGGCTCGATCGACTATCCCGGCAACCAGGTCTGCATGAGCGGCACCTTCGTGCCGATGTACGGCTTGAACAACATGTTCGGACAGATTCCGGTGCTCGGGTTGTTCCTGGGGGCTGGCGACAAAGAGGGACTGATCGGCGTGACCTACGAGGTCGTCGGCACGCCGGCCGCGCCCGTGATGCGCGTCAATCCGGTCTCGGCCATGGTACCGGGCGTGTTCCGCAAGATCTTCGAGTTCAACACCGGCAAGCAGAACTCGCCGTTCGATGAATTCCCCTCGCAGTCCAACGACGGCTCGACTAGCTCGACGCGTCAGCTGTCGAGCGGTTGCACCCTCGCGCGGCGGTAG
- a CDS encoding methyl-accepting chemotaxis protein, translated as MKLLSHLKIRTKLASMVCLAAVTVTAIIGVSAVLSKSRMMEDRVQQMRTAVELLYNYAQALQDEVTVGKLTPAEAKSLFHQRGRRMNFNGNQGYPVVYNPDGSLVVNGANQQLEGKITGAKDSNGVLIADAIIKAGSETAQGGVTSYLYPRPGQTEPLRKTVFARKFAPWNVIISYGLYVDDIDADVRALTLELAGVGVGLMLLMAALSWLIARDVLGALDRQKNRMQAISEGAIDKPVEETDRGDEIGRMAETLEILRQTALTARMLEAEQVAAKARSEQEKREALIALADRFDASVGQLVGLMASGSGELETTAKSMSSTAEGTNRRAALVGSAANEASQRVQTVASAAEELSSSITEISRQVAQSAEVTGRAVDSARRTDTIVRALSDGAQQIEHVAELISNIAAQTNLLALNATIEAARAGEAGRGFAVVASEVKSLASQTAEATREIGDKIAQIQGATKEAVDAIGGITATIEEVSRIATSIGAAIEEQGAATAEIARSVSQTAEATKEVTTNIGGVSTAANETGNAAGMVLAAASNLSKQAEQLSGEVGTFLKGVRAA; from the coding sequence ATGAAGCTGCTGAGTCATCTGAAGATCCGGACCAAGCTTGCCAGCATGGTCTGCCTCGCGGCTGTCACGGTCACTGCCATCATCGGCGTATCGGCCGTGCTCAGCAAGAGCCGGATGATGGAGGACCGCGTCCAGCAGATGCGGACCGCGGTCGAGCTCCTCTACAACTACGCCCAAGCGCTCCAGGACGAAGTGACCGTCGGCAAGCTGACGCCGGCCGAGGCCAAGAGCCTGTTTCACCAGCGCGGCCGCCGCATGAACTTCAACGGCAACCAGGGCTATCCGGTGGTTTACAATCCGGACGGCTCCCTGGTCGTGAACGGCGCCAATCAGCAGCTCGAAGGCAAGATCACCGGCGCCAAGGATTCCAACGGCGTGCTGATCGCCGACGCCATCATCAAGGCCGGCAGCGAGACTGCGCAGGGCGGCGTCACCTCCTATCTCTATCCCCGTCCCGGCCAGACCGAGCCGCTCCGCAAGACCGTGTTCGCGCGCAAGTTCGCGCCCTGGAACGTGATCATCAGCTACGGCCTCTATGTCGATGACATCGACGCCGACGTGCGCGCCCTGACGCTGGAGCTCGCCGGGGTCGGCGTCGGCCTGATGCTGCTGATGGCGGCGCTGTCCTGGCTGATCGCCCGCGACGTGCTCGGCGCGCTCGACCGTCAGAAGAACCGCATGCAGGCGATTTCCGAAGGCGCCATCGACAAGCCGGTCGAGGAGACCGATCGCGGCGACGAGATCGGCCGCATGGCCGAGACGCTCGAAATCCTCCGGCAGACCGCGCTCACGGCCCGCATGCTGGAGGCCGAGCAGGTCGCGGCCAAGGCCCGCAGCGAACAGGAGAAGCGCGAGGCCCTGATCGCCCTTGCCGACCGCTTCGATGCCTCCGTCGGCCAGCTGGTCGGCCTGATGGCCTCCGGCTCCGGTGAATTGGAGACCACCGCCAAGTCGATGTCGTCCACCGCCGAAGGCACCAACCGCCGCGCAGCACTGGTCGGCTCGGCCGCCAATGAGGCCAGCCAGCGCGTCCAGACCGTCGCCTCCGCCGCTGAGGAGCTCTCCTCCTCCATCACCGAGATCAGCCGGCAGGTCGCGCAATCCGCCGAGGTCACCGGCCGCGCGGTGGACAGCGCCCGCCGCACCGACACCATCGTGCGCGCGCTGTCCGACGGCGCCCAGCAGATCGAGCACGTCGCCGAGCTGATCTCCAACATCGCGGCGCAGACCAACCTGCTCGCGCTCAACGCCACCATCGAGGCCGCGCGTGCCGGCGAAGCCGGCCGCGGCTTTGCCGTTGTCGCCTCAGAGGTGAAGTCGCTGGCGAGCCAGACCGCGGAAGCGACCCGCGAGATCGGCGACAAGATCGCCCAGATCCAGGGCGCGACCAAGGAAGCGGTCGATGCGATCGGCGGCATCACCGCCACCATCGAGGAGGTCAGCCGCATCGCCACCTCGATCGGCGCCGCCATCGAGGAGCAAGGCGCCGCCACCGCCGAGATCGCCCGCAGCGTCTCGCAGACCGCGGAGGCGACGAAGGAGGTCACCACCAATATCGGCGGCGTCAGCACGGCGGCGAACGAGACCGGTAATGCCGCCGGCATGGTGCTCGCCGCGGCGAGCAACCTGTCCAAGCAGGCCGAGCAGCTCTCCGGCGAAGTCGGAACGTTCCTGAAGGGCGTGCGCGCGGCGTAA
- a CDS encoding DoxX family protein, translated as MDFPYLSRFQPVLLSLFRFVTGLLLFQYGVAKLFKFPVLPYFANIPPLIWTAGALELVLGALLIIGLFTRLSAFILSGEMAFAYFMGHMFKGEAPVFLPLLNGGTAAILFCFACLYLAASGGGSISVDAAMGKESDAGGAYARR; from the coding sequence ATGGACTTTCCTTATCTCTCTCGCTTTCAACCGGTTCTCCTGAGCCTGTTCCGCTTCGTCACCGGCCTGTTGCTGTTCCAGTACGGCGTCGCCAAGCTGTTCAAGTTTCCGGTGCTTCCCTACTTCGCCAACATCCCGCCGCTGATCTGGACGGCCGGTGCGCTCGAACTGGTGCTCGGCGCGCTGCTGATCATCGGCCTGTTCACCCGGCTCAGCGCGTTCATTCTCTCCGGTGAGATGGCGTTCGCCTACTTCATGGGACACATGTTCAAGGGCGAGGCTCCGGTGTTCCTGCCGCTGCTCAACGGCGGCACTGCGGCGATCCTGTTCTGCTTCGCCTGCCTCTATCTGGCGGCATCCGGCGGCGGCTCGATCAGCGTCGATGCCGCAATGGGCAAGGAAAGCGACGCGGGCGGCGCGTACGCGCGGCGCTGA
- a CDS encoding MFS transporter produces MDQNTPKKTTAKTTAETSKERIGSTRQDAVRTALVVLGLCFTLAVLGRGLSESFTVFLKPISESLGWDRAQAVSIYSLTWLVSGLTAPLVGRLFDHSGPRIVYALGLLLLGSAFLIASHAQALWQFQLSIGICVGIGVAFIGNVPNSILLGRWFGPRLPTAMAVVYSAMGGGVLALLPASQLLIDHLGWRETYQLYGLAALALLVPLLLLPWRMFAAGSPHVAKKSDPDFVDSGWTLVSAMRHHAFWALFSTFFFTAVGMYAIAAQIVAYLIDAGFPPLQAATAWGFSGVVLVFGMLGVSALDGLIGRRPSVLLSYAISILGIALLWLLQYYPNVVLLTGFVVCFGSMMGSRGPLISATAMRIFQGKRVGTIYGTISIGSGLGSAFGSWSGGLIHDATHGYNLLLVFALASVILGMIPFLIVPALRR; encoded by the coding sequence ATGGACCAGAACACGCCCAAGAAAACGACAGCGAAAACGACAGCGGAAACGAGCAAGGAACGGATCGGTAGCACTCGGCAGGACGCGGTGCGCACCGCACTCGTCGTGCTCGGCCTGTGCTTCACGCTGGCTGTTCTTGGCCGGGGCTTGAGCGAAAGCTTCACGGTCTTCCTCAAGCCGATCTCGGAAAGCCTGGGCTGGGATCGCGCCCAGGCCGTCTCGATCTACTCCCTCACCTGGCTGGTCAGCGGGCTGACCGCACCCTTGGTCGGGCGCCTGTTCGACCATTCCGGCCCACGCATCGTCTATGCGCTCGGCTTGCTCCTGCTCGGTTCGGCCTTTCTGATCGCGAGCCACGCGCAAGCGCTGTGGCAATTCCAGCTTTCGATCGGCATCTGCGTCGGCATCGGCGTTGCCTTCATCGGCAATGTGCCCAACTCGATCCTGCTCGGCCGCTGGTTCGGGCCACGGCTGCCGACCGCCATGGCGGTGGTCTATTCGGCGATGGGCGGCGGCGTGCTGGCCTTGCTGCCGGCCTCGCAGCTTCTGATCGATCATCTCGGCTGGCGTGAGACCTACCAGCTCTACGGCCTCGCCGCGCTCGCCCTGCTGGTGCCGCTGCTGCTGCTGCCCTGGCGCATGTTCGCGGCCGGCTCACCGCACGTCGCCAAGAAGAGCGATCCGGACTTCGTCGACAGCGGCTGGACGCTTGTGAGCGCGATGCGTCACCACGCCTTCTGGGCGCTGTTCTCGACCTTCTTCTTCACCGCGGTCGGCATGTATGCGATCGCAGCCCAGATCGTGGCCTATCTGATCGATGCCGGCTTTCCGCCGCTCCAGGCCGCGACGGCCTGGGGTTTTTCGGGCGTCGTGCTGGTGTTCGGCATGCTCGGTGTCTCCGCGCTCGACGGCCTGATCGGACGCAGGCCGTCGGTGCTGCTGAGCTACGCGATCTCGATCCTCGGCATCGCCCTGCTCTGGCTGCTGCAATACTATCCGAACGTCGTCCTGCTCACCGGCTTCGTCGTTTGCTTCGGCAGCATGATGGGCTCACGCGGGCCGCTGATCAGCGCCACCGCGATGCGGATATTCCAGGGCAAGCGCGTGGGCACCATCTACGGCACGATCTCGATCGGCAGCGGCCTCGGCTCGGCCTTCGGCTCATGGAGCGGCGGCCTCATCCACGATGCCACGCACGGCTACAATCTCCTGCTCGTCTTCGCACTTGCGAGCGTGATCCTCGGAATGATTCCCTTCCTGATTGTGCCCGCCTTGCGGCGTTAG
- the tyrS gene encoding tyrosine--tRNA ligase, with amino-acid sequence MTAFKSDFLNILQERGFIHQCSDFEGLDALAAKGEAMAYVGYDCTARSLHIGNYLTMMMLHWLQQSGNKPITLMGGGTTMVGDPSGKDETRAMRTIAEIEANKESIRGVFAKVLRYGEGKSDAVMLDNAEWLTKLNWIEMLRDVGRHFSVNRMLTMDSVRLRLEREQEMSFIEFNYMVCQAYDFVELAKRTGCRLQMGGSDQWGNIIMGVDLGRRMGTHQLFALTTPLLTTASGAKMGKTAQGAVWLNADQFSPYDFWQYWRNTEDADVGKFLKLFTTLPMAEIRKLEALGGSEINEAKKVLATEATALLHGRDAANEAAETARRTFEEGALAESLPTVEIPRGELDTGLGVLNAFVKAGLVGSNGEARRQIKGGGLRVNDVPVTDEKMALSAGNLTPEGVIKLSFGKKKHVLLKPA; translated from the coding sequence ATGACTGCATTTAAATCGGATTTCCTCAACATCCTGCAGGAACGTGGATTCATCCACCAATGCTCCGATTTCGAGGGGCTGGACGCGCTCGCCGCCAAGGGCGAGGCCATGGCCTATGTCGGCTACGATTGCACCGCCCGCTCGCTGCACATCGGCAACTACCTGACCATGATGATGCTGCACTGGCTGCAGCAGTCCGGCAACAAGCCGATCACGCTGATGGGCGGCGGCACCACCATGGTGGGCGATCCCTCCGGCAAGGACGAGACGCGCGCGATGCGCACCATTGCCGAGATCGAGGCCAACAAGGAATCGATCCGCGGCGTGTTCGCCAAGGTGCTGCGTTACGGCGAGGGCAAGAGCGACGCCGTCATGCTCGACAATGCGGAATGGCTGACCAAGCTGAACTGGATCGAGATGCTGCGCGACGTCGGCCGGCACTTCTCGGTCAACCGCATGCTGACCATGGATTCGGTGCGGCTGCGCCTCGAGCGCGAGCAGGAGATGAGCTTCATCGAGTTCAACTACATGGTCTGCCAGGCCTACGACTTCGTCGAGCTGGCCAAGCGCACCGGCTGCCGCCTCCAGATGGGCGGCTCGGACCAGTGGGGCAACATCATCATGGGCGTCGATCTCGGCCGCCGCATGGGCACCCACCAGCTGTTCGCGCTGACGACGCCGCTGCTGACGACCGCCTCGGGCGCCAAGATGGGCAAGACCGCGCAAGGCGCGGTGTGGCTCAACGCCGACCAGTTCAGCCCGTACGACTTCTGGCAGTACTGGCGCAACACCGAGGACGCCGACGTCGGCAAGTTCCTGAAGCTGTTCACGACGCTGCCGATGGCCGAGATCAGAAAGCTCGAGGCGCTCGGCGGCTCGGAGATCAACGAGGCCAAGAAGGTGCTCGCAACCGAAGCGACCGCGCTGCTGCACGGCCGCGACGCCGCGAACGAAGCCGCCGAGACCGCGCGCCGCACCTTCGAGGAAGGCGCGCTCGCCGAAAGCCTGCCGACCGTGGAAATTCCGCGCGGCGAGCTCGACACAGGCCTCGGTGTGCTCAACGCCTTCGTCAAGGCCGGCCTCGTCGGCTCCAACGGCGAAGCGAGGCGCCAGATCAAAGGCGGCGGCCTGCGCGTCAACGACGTGCCCGTCACCGACGAGAAGATGGCGCTGTCGGCAGGCAATCTGACGCCGGAAGGCGTGATCAAACTGTCCTTCGGCAAGAAGAAGCATGTGCTCCTCAAGCCTGCATAG